In the Populus trichocarpa isolate Nisqually-1 chromosome 1, P.trichocarpa_v4.1, whole genome shotgun sequence genome, one interval contains:
- the LOC7480369 gene encoding pentatricopeptide repeat-containing protein At1g79080, chloroplastic has product MATLVNSVSPLTNPSPETLRTACGLFSNVPNFRSFSQNKGFTRVLASTHITISPKDSVWTLSNWKVGRKDTRNRDIRLNDAFFHLEFIVRKGHKPDVAQATQLLYDLCKSNKMKKATRVMEMTIESGIIPDAASYTFLVNNLCKRGNIGYAMQLVEKMEENGCPTNTVTYNSLVRGLCKHGNLNQSLQLLDKLMRKGLVPNEFTHSFLLEAAYKERGVDEAMKLLDGIIAKGGKPNLVSYNVLLTGLCKEGRTEEAIQFFRDLPSKGFNPNVVSCNIILRSLCCEGRWEEANELVAEMDSEERSPSLVTYNILIGSLASHGRIQHAFQVLDEMMRASFQPSAATFNPIISHLCKEGKADLVVKCLDQMIHHCCNPNDGTFNAIAVLCEGGRVQRAFSIIQSLGNKQNSSTHDFYRGVISSLCRKGNTYPAFQLLYEMIQSGFVPDPYTYSSLIRGLCVEGMLDEALEIFRLLEENDYRPILGNFNALILGFCKSGRTDLSLEIFEMMILKGYTPNETTYTILVEGIAHEEEKELAAEVLKELYIRQVMRRNTVERLVMQYDLKGLPV; this is encoded by the coding sequence ATGGCAACTCTGGTGAATTCAGTGTCTCCTTTAACAAACCCTTCTCCGGAGACTCTAAGAACAGCTTGTGGGTTATTCTCTAATGTCCCAAATTTCCGTTCTTTTTCGCAAAACAAAGGTTTCACTAGAGTTTTGGCATCAACCCATATTACAATTTCCCCTAAAGACTCTGTTTGGACACTGTCCAATTGGAAGGTTGGTAGGAAGGACACAAGAAATAGGGATATTAGGCTCAATGATGCATTTTTTCATTTGGAGTTTATTGTTAGAAAGGGTCATAAACCTGATGTTGCTCAAGCAACACAGCTGTTGTATGATTTGTGCAAGTCGAATAAGATGAAGAAAGCGACGAGGGTGATGGAAATGACGATTGAGTCTGGTATTATTCCTGATGCAGCTTCTTATACTTTTTTGGTGAACAATTTGTGTAAGAGAGGGAATATTGGGTATGCAATGCAGTTAGTtgagaaaatggaggaaaaTGGCTGTCCAACCAATACGGTTACCTATAATTCGCTTGTTAGAGGGCTTTGCAAGCATGGAAACTTGAATCAAAGCTTGCAGTTACTAGATAAGCTGATGCGAAAGGGGTTGGTCCCAAATGAATTCACTCATTCTTTCTTGCTAGAAGCAGCTTACAAGGAGAGAGGTGTGGATGAAGCGATGAAGCTTTTGGATGGGATAATTGCAAAGGGCGGGAAGCCTAACTTGGTTAGTTACAATGTTTTATTAACTGGATTGTGCAAGGAAGGTAGGACGGAAGAGGCAATTCAGTTCTTCAGGGATTTGCCATCAAAGGGATTTAATCCGAATGTTGTGAGCTGTAATATTATACTGAGGAGCTTGTGCTGTGAAGGAAGATGGGAAGAGGCAAACGAGCTTGTAGCTGAAATGGACTCGGAGGAGCGTTCACCATCTCTGGTCACATACAATATACTAATTGGTTCACTTGCCTCCCATGGCAGGATTCAACATGCATTTCAGGTTTTGGATGAAATGATGAGGGCATCATTTCAGCCCTCTGCTGCAACCTTCAATCCtataatttctcatctttgcaAAGAGGGGAAGGCAGACCTTGTGGTTAAGTGTCTAGATCAAATGATTCATCACTGCTGTAATCCCAATGATGGAACGTTTAATGCCATTGCTGTGCTCTGTGAGGGGGGAAGGGTGCAACGGGCATTCTCCATAATTCAAAGCTTGGGTAATAAGCAAAATTCATCTACCCATGACTTCTACAGAGGTGTGATTTCGAGCTTGTGTAGAAAAGGGAACACATATCCAGCATTTCAGCTTTTATACGAGATGATACAGTCTGGATTTGTTCCTGATCCTTATACCTATTCATCTTTGATTAGAGGATTGTGTGTTGAGGGAATGCTAGACGAGGCCTTGGAGATTTTCAGGCTATTGGAAGAAAATGACTATAGGCCTATTCTTGGCAATTTCAATGCTCTTATACTTGGGTTTTGTAAATCTGGTCGAACAGATTTGTCCTTGGAGATTTTtgagatgatgattttgaaagGATACACACCTAATGAAACAACTTATACTATTTTAGTAGAAGGGATTGCccatgaagaagaaaaggagttgGCAGCAGAAGTTTTAAAAGAGTTGTACATTAGACAAGTCATGAGACGAAATACAGTAGAAAGACTTGTTATGCAATACGACCTCAAGGGTTTACCGGTATAA